Within the Nitrospira sp. CR1.1 genome, the region CATTGCCAGGGGAGGAATGGGGGGCCGCGGCAATACTCGCTTCGCCACCTCTACCAACCGTGTCCCGACTCAGTTCGAACCGGGCACGCCGGGTGAGGAACGCCTTCTGCGCCTCGACTTGAAACTCCTGGCCGATGTCGGATTGGTCGGCTACCCGAATGCCGGAAAATCGACGTTGATCTCCGCCGTCTCTGCGGCACGTCCCAAGATCGCCGACTATCCCTTTACCACCCTCACACCCAACCTGGGTGTCGTACGATCGCCCGGCGACCACAGCTTCGTCATTGCGGACATCCCCGGATTAATCGAAGGCGCCCACGAAGGCAAGGGCCTCGGCTTTCAATTTCTCCGGCACATTGAACGCACCAGCCTGTTGCTCCATGTGATCGATATTTCAGAGTGGGCCACTGAGGACCCGGTCGCAAGTCTCAAGGTCATGCGCCACGAACTCTCTGCCTATGATGACGCGCTCGCCGCGCGCCCCTTTGCCGTAGTGGGCACGAAACTCGACGTCAAAGGCGAAGGAGAACGGCTCGAACGGCTTCGGACATATTGCCAACGGCGCAAGATTTCATTTTTTGCCATTTCGGCGGCCACGCGGGAAGGGCTGGACGAGTGTATCCGCTACATGGGCCAGCAGGTGGAGCGGCTCCGGAAAACCCCGTGCGAGACAAACTCCTAAAACAAGCCAGACGAGTGGTTATCAAGATCGGAAGCAGTCTGGTCGCGTCACGCGAATCCGGCCTGAGCACCGAGCGCATCGAGCGACTCGCCACCGAAATTGCCCAGATACGGGCACAGGGGCGCGAAGTGCTGGTTGTCTCGTCCGGCGCGGTCGTCTCTGGCATCAAAAAACTACAGTTACGGGAGTATCCCAAAAGCCTGCCGATCAAACAGGCCGCCGCCGCGGTCGGCCAGAGCCTCCTGATGTGGGCCTACGAGAAGGCGTTCGAACGCCTCTCTCTTCGCGTGGCCCAAGTGTTGTTGACCCATGAAGACCTCGCGGATCGCCGGCGGTTTCTGAACGCCCGGCACACCCTCACCACCCTGATCAAATTCGGCGTCATTCCCATCATTAACGAAAACGATACCGTCGCGGTCGAGGAGATCCGCGTAGGAGACAACGATACGCTGGCGGCCCAGGTCGCTCACCTGGTGGATGCCGACCTGCTGATCATCCTTTCTGACGTGGACGGACTCTTCACCGCCGATCCTCGCAAAGATTCGCAGGCCACACTGATTCCGCTGGTTCAAGAGATCACGGAGGACATCGAGCAACGTGCAGGCATGTCCTCCACCTTTGAAGGCACCGGCGGCATGGCGACGAAGGTACGCGCCGCTAAGAAAGTGGGAGAATATGGCGTGGCGACCTTGATCCTGAACGGGACACGCACAGGCCTGCTTCCGGATGCGCTGTCAGGGCAACCAGGCGGCAGCCTGTTTCTCGGCCGCGAACGGCGCATGAACAGCCGAAAACATTGGATCGCGTTTACGTTACGCCCCCGCGGGCACGTGCAATTGGATCAGGGCGCCGTTGAGGCGCTGGTGCGAAACGGCAAAAGCCTGTTGGCCTCGGGCATCCGTGATATTACCGGCCACTTCGAGGCCGGCGACGCGGTCACCTGCGCCGGACCTGACGGGAGAGAATGCGCCAAAGGCCTGGTCAATTTCTCATCCACGATCTTGACCCGCATCAAAGGGCTTAAGACTGCCGACATCCAGAAAATCCCTGGTCTCCAGGAGTACGAAGAGGTCATTCACCGCGACAACCTGGTGATCCTGTAACGGCTCAGGTCTAGGCGCCGGCTGCCAGGGCTGTGCTTCCGTACGTGCCGCATATTCGCGAATTGAGATGGAGCCCACATGCGCCTGGGACTCTTGGGCGGCAGTTTTAATCCGATTCACCGGTGCCATCTGTTGATTGCGCAGTCGGCACGGCGTCTCCTGCATCTGGATCAGGTGCTGTTCATCCCGACCGGTGATCCCCCGCACAAACAACCGGGTACCCTGGCTTCCGCACACCATCGCTATCACATGGTCCAACTGGCGATTCAAGATCAGCCCGCCTTCACCCTCACGGACATGGAAATCCGCCGGACCGGCAAATCCTATTCCATCGATACCGTCCGCGCGCTTCAACAGGAATACGGGGCGGACGCCGCGCTCTTTTTCATCATTGGCCTCGATGCGTTTCTGGACCTTCCCTCCTGGAAGGAAGCGGAACGTCTTCTGACGCTCTGCCATTTCGTGGTCATTTCCAGACCGTCCACGACCTTCCTGGCAGTGGCCTCCATGCCGTTTTTTCCTGAAATTCCCACCGATGAGCTGATCGCGCTGGATGCCGGGCGGCTGGAACGAGCGGACGTGCCGCTCAAAAATGGTCAGGCGCTGACATTCTTGAGGCTGCCGCCCTGTGAAAGCTCTGCGTCGGACATCAGAGCACGCGTGTCCGATGGCCGTCCTCTGGCAAATTTGTTGCCCACCCTGGTCGAATCCTATATACTTCGCGAGGGGTTATACAGGGAGGACCGTGAGCGTTTCTGAGACAAAAGCCAAAGCTCTCGCGGTGGCTGCCGCCATTCTGGACAAGAAAGCCACCGATGTCCTGATCCTGCATATCGCCAAACTGACCTCTATCGCCGACTACTTAGTCATCGGCTCCGGCGAGTCGGAACGTCAAGCACGGGCGATCGCAGACCACGTCGGCGATGTGCTCAAGGCCCAAGGGCATCCGCCGCTCAGTGTTGAAGGGGCGTCGTCAGCCAAGTGGGTCGTTATGGACTTTGGTGACGTCATCGTTCACATCTTCCAGAAGGATATTCGCGAACACTACGCCCTCGAACGACTGTGGGGCGACGCAGGACAGGTCAAGCTGCCGGAAGAGCGCGCCGTGAAGGTGGCTCCACCGGCACGCACAACGGCCCGGACTGCCCGCACCCGGAAACGGGTCTAGCATGTTTCGGCTTCTCTCCACGATTTTCCTTGTCAGTGTCGGCATCTTTCTCTACAGTTATTTCCGCGAACTGAACCCTGGCACAATCACGGTCCGGACCAGTCCCGACGCCCTCTTTGAGCTGAGCCCCGTCTCATTGGTGCTGTTCTCGATGGCCCTGGGCGCCACGGTGGTTGCCCTCATCGTCACGATCAAGGAAACGTCGCACGTCTTCATGAATTGGCGCACGAATCGCCTCGTACGCCGCAAGGAGAAGGTGGACGCTCTCCACCGGGATGGAACGCACGCCTTCATGTCCAAGCGAACAGCCGATGCCGTCAGCCTGTTTGAGCGCGCCCTCGTCATCGATCCCAATCGGACCGACTCATTGCTGTGGCTCGGCAATATTTATCGTTCCGAAAGCAATTTCACGGAAGCCATCCGGCTCCACCAGCAGGCCTACCGCATTGAAGAACGGAATGTGGAGGTGCTGCTCGAATTAGCCAAGGATTTGGAAGGCGCCCGCCGCTATGAAGAGGCCCTCCAGACACTCCAGAATATTCTGCGGATCGAGCCGGACAATCTAATGGCCCTGATCCGCAAGCGCGATTTGCAGATCAAACTCGAAAAATGGAGCGACGCGCTGGAGATCCAACACCGGTTGGTCAAAGCGAACCTCCCAGAAAGCGAGCGCCGGGCCGAGGCCAATCTTCTGCTGGGCTGCATGTATGAAGTGGGTCGGCAACTCCTGGAGCGAGGGCACCCGGACAAGGCCCGCCGGTATTTCAGGGGCGCGATCAAAAAAGATCGTTCGTTCCTGCCGGCCTATATCGGCATCGGGGAGATCTTGGTCCGTGAGGGAAAAATCAAGAACGCGGTTGAAATCCTCAAAAAGATTTACGCCAAGACGCGCAGTGTCATCATCCTGCACCGCCTGGAAGAATTGTTTCTGGAGCTCGGAGAGCCGGATGAAATCATCCGTGTGTACCAGGAGGCCCTGCAGCAGGATCCGCACAATGCCGTGATCCAGTTCTACCTGGGCAAGCTGTATTACCGGCTCGAAATGGTGGATGAGGCGTACGACGTGCTGGCAACCCTGGACGGCACGCAGGAACAGCTTGTCGATTACCATAAGATCATGGCCAATCTGTACCTTCGCAAACAACACATGGACGAGGCGGTGGGCGAACTGAAAAAAGCCCTGGGCTTCAAGAAACGTGTCGTCGTGCCCTACCAATGCACCCAATGCCACCATGAGTTGGCCGAATGGTCAGGTCGGTGCCGCCGGTGCGGCCGCTGGAATACCTATGTCGCCCTGCCCTGGAGAGACAGTGCCAAGTCCGGTGCCGATCAGGACGGGCAGACGGCACGGATCCCCGCCGTCCCCTATCAAGGCATTGCATCTCCGTTTGAAACCGTGTAGGGTTTCCACCGCCCTTTTTTCTTTTCACGGATAAGACCTCAGCCTCGTACGCCCCCATCGTGGAGCAAAGGCTAGTCTGTCTTTTCGAGGAGTAGCGTGCATGACTGATTTTACGATCCTGGCCGACAAGGCTTTGCGGGATGAGTTGCTCACCCCAGAGGAATGCCTCGCCGTATTGCACACACCAGACGACCGGTTGCTCGAACTTCTACAGGCAGCCTTCAAGGTCCGTGAGCGGTATTTCGGCAAGACTGTTCGTCTTCAAATGCTTCTGAACGCGAAGAGCGGCGCCTGCCAGGAAGACTGTGGGTACTGCTCGCAATCCTCCGTGTCAACGGCCCCCATCGAGCGGTATGGCCTGCTGCCGCAAGATCAAATGATAACCGGCGCGCGCCGCGCGGCCGCCGCCAAAGCTCAACGCTACTGCATCGTCATCAGCGGACGCAGCCCGCTGGATCGGGAGATCGCTGATATCGCCTCGGCCGTCCGGTCCATCAAGCAGGAAGTCCCGATCCAAATCTGTTGCTCCTTGGGACTCCTCAACGAACGCCAGGCGAAAGACCTCAAAGCCGCCGGTGTGGATCGCATTAATCACAACCTGAATACGAGCGAGGCCTATCACGCGGAAATCTGCAGCACGCACACGTTTCAAGACCGGC harbors:
- the obgE gene encoding GTPase ObgE; this translates as MSTFVDQVQILVKAGHGGNGACSFRREKFVPRGGPDGGDGGDGGSVIVEATTRLSTLLDLRYQKHYEAEKGEVGGGSNCHGRRGADVRIPVPVGTIVVDENTQELLADLTVDGESCVIARGGMGGRGNTRFATSTNRVPTQFEPGTPGEERLLRLDLKLLADVGLVGYPNAGKSTLISAVSAARPKIADYPFTTLTPNLGVVRSPGDHSFVIADIPGLIEGAHEGKGLGFQFLRHIERTSLLLHVIDISEWATEDPVASLKVMRHELSAYDDALAARPFAVVGTKLDVKGEGERLERLRTYCQRRKISFFAISAATREGLDECIRYMGQQVERLRKTPCETNS
- a CDS encoding nicotinate-nucleotide adenylyltransferase; amino-acid sequence: MRLGLLGGSFNPIHRCHLLIAQSARRLLHLDQVLFIPTGDPPHKQPGTLASAHHRYHMVQLAIQDQPAFTLTDMEIRRTGKSYSIDTVRALQQEYGADAALFFIIGLDAFLDLPSWKEAERLLTLCHFVVISRPSTTFLAVASMPFFPEIPTDELIALDAGRLERADVPLKNGQALTFLRLPPCESSASDIRARVSDGRPLANLLPTLVESYILREGLYREDRERF
- the bioB gene encoding biotin synthase BioB; translated protein: MTDFTILADKALRDELLTPEECLAVLHTPDDRLLELLQAAFKVRERYFGKTVRLQMLLNAKSGACQEDCGYCSQSSVSTAPIERYGLLPQDQMITGARRAAAAKAQRYCIVISGRSPLDREIADIASAVRSIKQEVPIQICCSLGLLNERQAKDLKAAGVDRINHNLNTSEAYHAEICSTHTFQDRLATIRHARTAGLEICSGGIVGMGEGDEDLIDLALALREVKPDSIPLNMLHPASGTPLEHCTPLTPQRCLKALCLFRFLHPRTELRIAGGREHNLRSLQPLALYPADSVFVNGYLTTPGQPAAEVWRMIEDLGFDIQVDALPTQGATPAAEPAVGLHS
- the proB gene encoding glutamate 5-kinase, with the translated sequence MRDKLLKQARRVVIKIGSSLVASRESGLSTERIERLATEIAQIRAQGREVLVVSSGAVVSGIKKLQLREYPKSLPIKQAAAAVGQSLLMWAYEKAFERLSLRVAQVLLTHEDLADRRRFLNARHTLTTLIKFGVIPIINENDTVAVEEIRVGDNDTLAAQVAHLVDADLLIILSDVDGLFTADPRKDSQATLIPLVQEITEDIEQRAGMSSTFEGTGGMATKVRAAKKVGEYGVATLILNGTRTGLLPDALSGQPGGSLFLGRERRMNSRKHWIAFTLRPRGHVQLDQGAVEALVRNGKSLLASGIRDITGHFEAGDAVTCAGPDGRECAKGLVNFSSTILTRIKGLKTADIQKIPGLQEYEEVIHRDNLVIL
- a CDS encoding tetratricopeptide repeat protein, whose product is MFRLLSTIFLVSVGIFLYSYFRELNPGTITVRTSPDALFELSPVSLVLFSMALGATVVALIVTIKETSHVFMNWRTNRLVRRKEKVDALHRDGTHAFMSKRTADAVSLFERALVIDPNRTDSLLWLGNIYRSESNFTEAIRLHQQAYRIEERNVEVLLELAKDLEGARRYEEALQTLQNILRIEPDNLMALIRKRDLQIKLEKWSDALEIQHRLVKANLPESERRAEANLLLGCMYEVGRQLLERGHPDKARRYFRGAIKKDRSFLPAYIGIGEILVREGKIKNAVEILKKIYAKTRSVIILHRLEELFLELGEPDEIIRVYQEALQQDPHNAVIQFYLGKLYYRLEMVDEAYDVLATLDGTQEQLVDYHKIMANLYLRKQHMDEAVGELKKALGFKKRVVVPYQCTQCHHELAEWSGRCRRCGRWNTYVALPWRDSAKSGADQDGQTARIPAVPYQGIASPFETV
- the rsfS gene encoding ribosome silencing factor; this translates as MAVLWQICCPPWSNPIYFARGYTGRTVSVSETKAKALAVAAAILDKKATDVLILHIAKLTSIADYLVIGSGESERQARAIADHVGDVLKAQGHPPLSVEGASSAKWVVMDFGDVIVHIFQKDIREHYALERLWGDAGQVKLPEERAVKVAPPARTTARTARTRKRV